A segment of the Pelorhabdus rhamnosifermentans genome:
TTATTAGTATCTGCTGCTTTATTAGCCGCCTTCTTCCTATATTTTATGTATACGGCAGAGAATGTTATTATGGTTATTGCCTTCCAAAGCTTGGTATACTTCTTCAAATCCTTTGTTTTTGCCGCATCGTTGGCCTTACCGATGAAATTGCTGCCAGGTTCGATCGCTGGTTCAGCATCCGGGGTAATTAATATGGGCGGGCAATCCGCAGGCTTTATTGCTCCCCTATTGATTGGTCTTATGGTTACTGCTTTTAATGGTTCGTATGACGCCGCATTCTGGTTTTTAATTGGCGCTGCTTGTCTGTCGGCAGTGGCCAGTATCAGTATTAGAAATAGAAAAGACAGTAATAAAGTACTTAATAGTGAGGAGACCCTATCATGAAAATAAAAAAAATTGTACTGCGCAAAATGGAAATGGGTTTAAAAGTGCCATTTGAAACAAGTTTTGGCGTTACACGTACGAAAAAGTTTATCGTAGCTGAAATTTATTCCAAAGATTATGTGGGTTATGGCGATTGTTCGGCTTTTGCCGCTCCTTGGTATAATGAGGAAACGATCGAGTCTGCTTGGTATGTTATCGAACAGTTTCTTATTCCGACACTGTTCAGCACGGACGAAATCTCCTGTCCGGAAAAAATGTACGAACAGTTTGCCTGGATTCGTCGTAATAAGATGGCAAAAGCCGCTGTGGACTGTGCGCTGTGGGATCTTTATGCCAAAGAACAAAATATTCCGCTCTCTAAGGCTTTAGGGAGTACGCGGGATAAAATAGAAACAGGCGTCAGCTTAGGAATTCAGAAAAGCCCGGAAGATCTTGTTAGAGTTGTTGAAAAATACATGGGCGAAGGCTATAGAAGGGTTAAAGTCAAAGTTAAGCCTGGTAAAGATATTGAATATTTATCCGCTGTCCGTAAAGAGTTCGGTGATATCATGCTGATGGCTGATGCTAATTCAGCGTATACGCTGAATGACCTGGAGTTATTTAAAGAACTGGATAAGCTCAATCTCCTTATGATTGAACAGCCGCTAGCCGATGATGACATTGTTGACCATGTCAAGTTGCAGTCGGTAATGAAGACAAGAATTTGCCTTGATGAAAGCATTCATTCTGTGGAAGACGCCCGCAAAGCGATTGAACTTGGCAGTATGAAAACCATTAATATTAAAGTTGCCCGTGTTGGCGGTCTTACGGAAGCCCGAAAAATACATGATCTATGCGCCAAGCACAGCATGCCGGTATGGTGCGGCGGTATGCTAGATACTGGCATTGGCCGGGCACATAATATTTCGGTAGCGTCGCTGCCGAATTATCAGTTCCCTGGCGATGTTCCAGCTTCTGACCGCTACTATGAACATGATTTTATGTCGCCGTCTGTGACTATTGACAAAAATGCCATGATCCAGGTTCCTGACAAGCCCGGAATTGGTTTTGAACCTGTTCCGGAATTATTAGAACGTTTCACATATGAGAAAAAAGAATTTTTAAGATAAATAGAATGGTGGCTTAGTACATGAAAATAGATCGCATAGATATCATTCGGGTGAAAGTTCCGTTTGTCCATCCGTTTGAAACTAGTTTTACCCGTTTTGTGGAAAGGGATGCCTTGCTGATAAAAATATATTCTGAAGGCTTGATCGGATACGGGGAGTGCAAGGCATTCTATGCTCCTCTCTATAACCCGGAGGATAATGGAACTTGTCATCACGTTATTAAGGATATTTTAGTACCTCTCTTGTTGCATAAGGAGATTGCAGGACCCGAAGAATTTATAGAGAAAGTGTCTTTTATTCGCGGCAACCGTCTGGCTATTGCCAGTGTGGAAAATGCATTATGGGATCTTACATCGCAGCGCGAGGGAAAATCGCTTAAGACATTAATCGGCGGCACCCGTGACGAAGTAAAGGTAGGGGTTAGTCTGGGCATTGAAGCGACAATTCCGGATTTACTTAAAAAAATTGAAAAATATTTGGCCCAAGGTTATCATCGTACGAAAATTAAAATCCGTCCGGGCTGGGATATTGAAGTAATCAAGGAAGTACGGCGCCATTATCCGGATATTACGCTGACCGTGGATGCCAATTCTGACTATACGCTGGCAGATATTGATTTGTTTAAAGCCATGGACGAATATAATCTGTGCTATATTGAACAGCCGCTCGGGGAAAATGATATCATTGACCATGCAGTGCTTCAAAAGGCGATTAAAACGCGACTGTGCCTTGATGAAAGCATTATTTCTCTGGAAGCCGCCAGGCAAGCCATTGAGCTTGGCAGCTGCAAGGTCATTAATGTAAAATCAAGCCGGGTCGGTGGGATTTCAGAGTCCATCAAAATCCATGATTTATGCAGGAAGCATGGCATTCCCCTTTGGGTCGGCGGGATGACCGAGCTCGGTATTGGCCGTGTGCAGAACATATCGCTTGCCAGTATGCCGCATTTCACTTTGGCCAATGATATTGCGGCAAGCAATCGTTACTTTGACGAAGATATTACCATACCGACTGTAAATATTACGGAACGTTGTACGCTTATTGTCCCTGACGAAACTAATGGAGTTTCGTATACAGTAGATGAAAAGGCAATTGACAGGCTGATGGTCAGCCGGGACATATTTAAGTAAAAGCAGGAAGTTGGCGGGTCATAGAAGATAGGCCGGAGAGAGTGGGAGGAAAAATGATGGAAAAAGTTTTAAACATAATTCAGGCACACGAACAAGCTTTGATTGAATTTTTACGGCAAATTGTCAATATTGATTCATGCTACGATGATCCTGAGGGTAATTTAGAAGTGGCTCAACTCATTGGCGGCATGCTTGATAAAATGGGGTTTACGGTAGAATATCTGACAACGCCAGGGATATGTACGCATGTTAAGGCTTTCAAAAAAGGCACAGGTGACAAAAAAGTCATGGTGATGGGGCATTTGGACTGCATTCAACCGAAAGGTTCCGCAGCCGAGCGCCCCTTTACCATTAAAGGCGGCAAGGCTTATGGGCCTGGGGTTTTGGATATGAAAGGCGGGATTGCGATCGCACTCTATGCACTGCTGGCTTTGTACAGTCAAGGTTGGAATGATAAGGATATTACGGTGTTTTTCTGTGGTGACGAAGAGCATGCCCATCCGTATACCAATGCGGCCGAGCTGTTTGAAGAAGCAGCTAAAGGGCAGCATGCCGTGTTTAATATGGAAACAGCCAGCGCTGGCCATTCGGCTTTAATTGGCCGCAAGGGCAATCTGTATGCAGAAATGCAGGTAACAGGCATAGCGGCTCACGCCGGTGCCGATATGGAAAAAGGCGCAAATGCCATTATTGAACTCGCATATAAAGCCATCGCCATCAGTAAGCTGACTGATTTTTCACGC
Coding sequences within it:
- the menC gene encoding o-succinylbenzoate synthase, whose product is MKIKKIVLRKMEMGLKVPFETSFGVTRTKKFIVAEIYSKDYVGYGDCSAFAAPWYNEETIESAWYVIEQFLIPTLFSTDEISCPEKMYEQFAWIRRNKMAKAAVDCALWDLYAKEQNIPLSKALGSTRDKIETGVSLGIQKSPEDLVRVVEKYMGEGYRRVKVKVKPGKDIEYLSAVRKEFGDIMLMADANSAYTLNDLELFKELDKLNLLMIEQPLADDDIVDHVKLQSVMKTRICLDESIHSVEDARKAIELGSMKTINIKVARVGGLTEARKIHDLCAKHSMPVWCGGMLDTGIGRAHNISVASLPNYQFPGDVPASDRYYEHDFMSPSVTIDKNAMIQVPDKPGIGFEPVPELLERFTYEKKEFLR
- the menC gene encoding o-succinylbenzoate synthase — protein: MKIDRIDIIRVKVPFVHPFETSFTRFVERDALLIKIYSEGLIGYGECKAFYAPLYNPEDNGTCHHVIKDILVPLLLHKEIAGPEEFIEKVSFIRGNRLAIASVENALWDLTSQREGKSLKTLIGGTRDEVKVGVSLGIEATIPDLLKKIEKYLAQGYHRTKIKIRPGWDIEVIKEVRRHYPDITLTVDANSDYTLADIDLFKAMDEYNLCYIEQPLGENDIIDHAVLQKAIKTRLCLDESIISLEAARQAIELGSCKVINVKSSRVGGISESIKIHDLCRKHGIPLWVGGMTELGIGRVQNISLASMPHFTLANDIAASNRYFDEDITIPTVNITERCTLIVPDETNGVSYTVDEKAIDRLMVSRDIFK
- a CDS encoding M20/M25/M40 family metallo-hydrolase, giving the protein MMEKVLNIIQAHEQALIEFLRQIVNIDSCYDDPEGNLEVAQLIGGMLDKMGFTVEYLTTPGICTHVKAFKKGTGDKKVMVMGHLDCIQPKGSAAERPFTIKGGKAYGPGVLDMKGGIAIALYALLALYSQGWNDKDITVFFCGDEEHAHPYTNAAELFEEAAKGQHAVFNMETASAGHSALIGRKGNLYAEMQVTGIAAHAGADMEKGANAIIELAYKAIAISKLTDFSRGLTCNVGAIEGGLIANAVPDYAKVKIDMRYLREEDRDKAVDCLNEIAARNYVLGTKTEIVNLTERFTTMFATEDNKRLFALVQEQAKKLGIEMTAKVGGGSSDAGWTVRAGAPTLCGMGAIGEFNHTTREYIFVDSLVQRAKLLALSIDAL